The Rattus rattus isolate New Zealand chromosome 1, Rrattus_CSIRO_v1, whole genome shotgun sequence genome includes a region encoding these proteins:
- the Ubiad1 gene encoding ubiA prenyltransferase domain-containing protein 1, with protein sequence MAAVQAPGEKINIQAGETTKVGDTDQQRNDWPEEDRLPERSWRQKCASYVLALRPWSFSASLTPVALGSALAYRSQGVLDPRLLLGCAVAVLAVHGAGNLVNTYYDFSKGIDHKKSDDRTLVDRILEPQDVVRFGVFLYTLGCVCAAYLYYLSTLKLEHLALIYFGGLSGSFLYTGGIGFKYVALGDLVILITFGPLAVMFAYAVQVGSLALFPLVYAIPLALSTEAILHSNNTRDMESDREAGIVTLAILIGPTLSYVLYNTLLFLPYLIFTILATHCSISLALPLLTSPMAFSLERQFRSQAFNKLPQRTAKLNLLLGLFYVFGIILAPAGSLPRL encoded by the exons ATGGCTGCGGTACAGGCCCCGGGGGAGAAGATTAATATCCAGGCAGGAGAGACGACCAAGGTCGGGGACACAGACCAGCAGAGGAACGACTGGCCTGAGGAGGACAGGCTTCCAGAACGATCCTGGAGACAGAAGTGCGCCTCCTATGTGTTGGCCCTGAGGCCCTGGAGCTTCAGTGCCTCACTCACTCCTGTGGCCCTGGGCAGTGCCTTGGCCTACAGATCCCAGGGTGTCCTGGATCCCAGGCTGTTGTTGGGTTGTGCAGTGGCCGTCCTGGCTGTGCACGGGGCTGGCAATTTGGTCAACACTTACTATGACTTTTCCAAGGGCATTGACCACAAAAAGAGTGATGACAGGACTCTGGTGGACAGAATTTTGGAGCCCCAGGATGTTGTTCGATTTGGAGTCTTCCTTTACACcttgggctgtgtgtgtgctgcttaCCTCTACTACCTGTCCACCCTGAAACTGGAGCACTTGGCTCTCATCTACTTTGGAGGCCTGTCTGGCTCCTTTCTCTACACAGGAG GAATTGGATTCAAGTACGTGGCACTGGGAGACCTCGTCATCCTCATCACTTTCGGCCCGCTGGCCGTGATGTTTGCCTATGCTGTCCAGGTCGGGTCCTTGGCCCTCTTCCCTCTGGTCTACGCCATCCCTCTGGCCCTCAGCACAGAGGCCATTCTCCATTCCAACAACACCAGGGACATGGAGTCTGACCGAGAGGCTGGCATCGTCACGCTGGCCATCCTCATCGGGCCCACCCTCTCCTACGTCCTCTACAACACGCTGCTCTTCCTGCCCTACCTGATCTTCACCATCCTGGCCACGCACTGCAGCATCAGCCTGGCGCTGCCCCTCCTCACCAGCCCCATGGCCTTCTCCCTGGAGAGGCAGTTCCGCAGCCAGGCCTTCAACAAGCTGCCCCAGAGGACGGCCAAACTCAACCTCCTGCTGGGGCTTTTCTATGTCTTTGGCATCATCCTGGCACCAGCAGGCAGCCTGCCCAGACTCTGA